From one Brachypodium distachyon strain Bd21 chromosome 4, Brachypodium_distachyon_v3.0, whole genome shotgun sequence genomic stretch:
- the LOC100831781 gene encoding uncharacterized protein LOC100831781, whose product MLPYPNPHRFWISQEAPTQQAPNPTFAMPPTHAHLDQNQNHIQHYDHFFPGHGQHFNSETLEAVLRPRPTVVPPATGSTLEPAAHNAGGGVAAIGHGRPRKRPFRTDRHSKIRTAQGVRDRRMRLSLDVARDFFALQDQLGFDKASKTVDWLLTQSKPAIERLSAESSSSRRLNVVRAGENQGKETEAAAGSGKGALDVLEKAMRARSGGGTSLPMEHTSCEMLNGCGRLVSALPMSTGEYYYDLGELMLSNNGGGEGDDDGEYEEDGDFLDGMQY is encoded by the coding sequence ATGTTGCCTTACCCTAACCCCCACCGCTTCTGGATCTCCCAAGAAGCCCCCACGCAGCAGGCGCCAAACCCTACcttcgccatgccgcccaCCCATGCCCATCTGGATCAGAATCAGAATCACATTCAGCACTACGACCACTTCTTCCCCGGCCACGGCCAGCACTTCAATTCTGAGACACTGGAGGCAGTGCTCCGGCCGCGTCCGACCGTGGTGCCTCCGGCGACCGGGTCAACGCTGGAGCCTGCTGCACATAACGCCGGTGGCGGGGTGGCCGCTATCGGCCATGGCAGGCCGCGGAAGAGGCCGTTCAGGACGGACAGGCACAGCAAGATCCGGACGGCGCAGGGCGTGCGCGACCGCCGGATGCGCCTGTCCCTGGACGTGGCGCGCGACTTCTTCGCGCTGCAGGACCAGCTGGGCTTTGACAAGGCCAGCAAGACCGTGGACTGGCTGCTCACTCAGTCCAAGCCGGCCATCGAGCGCCTCTCTGCCgagtcttcctcctcccggcgGCTCAACGTCGTCCGTGCCGGGGAAAATCAGGGCAAGGAGACGGAGGCTGCAGCCGGGTCAGGGAAGGGGGCATTGGATGTACTGGAgaaggcgatgagggccaGATCAGGTGGAGGGACGTCGCTGCCCATGGAGCACACTAGTTGCGAGATGCTGAACGGCTGCGGCCGCCTCGTGTCGGCGCTGCCGATGAGTACCGGGGAGTACTACTACGACCTCGGCGAGTTGATGTTGAGCAacaatggaggaggagaaggcgacgacgacggcgagtaCGAGGAAGATGGTGATTTCTTGGACGGTATGCAATACTAG
- the LOC100832083 gene encoding transcription factor bHLH30 yields the protein MWEGGVHGSHHEAARLLPPWFAEPAGGGGYGTCDVLGAGGQGGVFGFGFGAAAVAAQQQQQQRAAGEAGRSSGKAAAVSGLLGTLQAELGRMNSAGEMMEAKALAASRSHSEAERRRRQRINAHLARLRSLLPNTTKTDKASLLAEVLEHVKELKRQTSAMTAAPPAAVEDDAGGPATMLPTEADELGVDAAQDGDGRLVVRASLCCEDRPDLIPDIVRALAALRLRARRAEITTLGGRVRSVLLITADEGDRQQEDDGEDDEDDDRECAASHRRHECIASVQEALRGVMDRRAACSNDNTSSSGGGGGGSMIKRQRMITYGAREQCSV from the exons ATGTGGGAGGGAGGCGTGCACGGGAGCCACCacgaggcggcgcggctgctGCCCCCGTGGTTCGCCGAGCCGGCGGGGGGCGGCGGCTACGGGACGTGCGAcgtgctcggcgccggcgggcaaGGTGGGGTGTTCGGGTTCGGGTTCGGCGCGGCGGCTGTGGCCgcgcagcagcaacagcagcagcgggcGGCAGGGGAGGCCGGCCGGAGCAGcggcaaggcggcggcggtgtcgggGCTGCTGGGGACGCTGCAGGCGGAGCTGGGGCGGATGAACAGCGCGGGGGAGATGATGGAGGCCAAGGCGCTGGCGGCGTCGCGGAGCCACAGCGAggccgagcgccggcgcaggcagcGGATCAACGCACACCTCGCCAGGCTGCGCAGCCTTCTCCCCAACACCACCAAG ACGGACAAGGCGTCGCTGCTGGCGGAGGTGCTTGAGCACGTGAAGGAGCTGAAGCGGCAGACATCGGCgatgacggcggcgccgcctgctgccGTCGAAGACGATGCCGGTGGGCCGGCGACGATGCTGCCGACGGAGGCCGACGAGCTGGGCGTGGACGCGGCGCAGGACGGGGACGGGCGGCTCGTGGTGCGGGCGTCGCTGTGCTGCGAGGACAGGCCGGACCTCATCCCGGACATCGTCCGGGCGCTGGCCGCGCTCCGGCTGCGCGCGCGCCGGGCGGAGATCACCACGCTCGGCGGGCGCGTCCGGAGCGTGCTCCTCATCACCGCGGACGAGGGAGACCGGCAGCAGGAGGACGAcggagaagacgacgaggacgacgaccgCGAGTGCGCCGCGTCTCACAGGAGGCACGAGTGCATCGCGTCGGTCCAGGAGGCGCTGCGCGGCGTCATGGACCGCAGGGCGGCTTGCAGCAACGACAACACGTCgtcgtccggcggcggcggcggcgggagcatGATCAAGAGGCAGCGCATGATCACCTACGGGGCCCGAGAGCAGTGCTCAGTCTAG